The Apium graveolens cultivar Ventura chromosome 11, ASM990537v1, whole genome shotgun sequence genome has a window encoding:
- the LOC141698582 gene encoding phototropin-1 isoform X2, producing MEQKKPNLAPTSRDSRGSLEVFNPSTNNNQPTRVTRPSPLPIPLPQSIPTPAELPPPQSITDDQPISTSWMALPTPPKKQSLATIINDGKKSPAVANAGGELGAAAKRAAEWGLVLKTDEETGKPQGVKVRNSGGDTGSAGAAGTSRRNSGNSMPDSGDLSDGEGSRGNIPRVSEDLKNALSAFQQTFVVSDATKPDFPILYASAGFFKMTGYTAKEVIGRNCRFLQGADTNAEDVGKIREALQEGKSYCGRLLNYKKDGTPFWNLLTISPIKDEDGNTLKFIGLLVEVSKHTEGAKENSLRPNGLPESLIRYDARQKEMATSSVTELLQAVKRPRALSESTNIRPVITRKSAPGSDQERLDALGKRTTENMAPLPPSRRNSHTGVRTMQQINEVPDKKIKKTTRRSFMGLIKKNRASSENDEFGTGGYEEESDDDDYRPESLDNKARKKEMRKGIDLATTLERIEKNFVITDPRLPDNPIIFASDSFLELTEYSREEILGRNCRFLQGPETDPTTVRKIRDAIDNNKDVTVQLINYTKTGKKFWNLFHLQPMRDQKGEVQYFIGVQLDGSKHVEPLQNSIPEATVKENSKLVKETAENIDEAVRELPDANSTPEDLWKNHSKVVQPKPHRRDSSSWQAIQKILNSGEQLGLKHFKPVKPLGSGDTGSVHLVELCDSGEYFAMKAMDKGIMLNRNKVHRACAEREILDMLDHPFLPALYASFQTSTHICLITDYCSGGELFVLLDRQPTKVMSEDAVRFFAAEVVVALEYLHCQGIIYRDLKPENILIQSSGHVALTDFDLSCLTSCKPQLLIPDINNKSKHKKGPIFMAEPMRASNSFVGTEEYIAPEIISGAGHTSAVDWWALGILLYEMLYGYTPFRGKTRQRTFANILHKDLKFPGSKAVSLSAKQLIYRLLHRDPKNRLGSREGANDIKQHPFFRGINWALVRCENPPKLEAPLFGTEDETEDTEVDPGLQDLQTNVF from the exons ATGGAACAGAAAAAACCGAATCTAGCACCAACTTCTCGAGACTCGAGGGGCTCACTAGAAGTATTCAACCCATCAACTAACAACAATCAGCCCACTAGAGTTACCAGGCCATCACCCCTCCCCATTCCCCTCCCACAATCCATACCCACCCCTGCTGAGCTTCCACCGCCGCAATCAATTACTGATGATCAGCCTATCAGCACCTCATGGATGGCACTTCCCACGCCGCCAAAGAAGCAGTCCCTTGCAACCATTATCAATGATGGAAAGAAGTCTCCTGCGGTGGCAAATGCTGGGGGAGAATTGGGTGCTGCAGCAAAGAGAGCTGCAGAGTGGGGACTGGTGTTGAAGACTGATGAAGAGACTGGTAAGCCACAGGGAGTCAAAGTCAGAAACTCGGGTGGAGACACTGGTTCAGCTGGGGCAGCTGGTACTTCACGGAGGAACTCGGGTAACTCCATGCCAGATTCTGGTGATCTGTCAGATGGTGAAG GTAGTAGAGGGAACATACCAAGAGTGTCGGAGGACTTGAAGAATGCATTATCCGCATTTCAACAGACATTTGTGGTATCCGATGCAACAAAACCTGATTTCCCCATTCTTTATGCCAGCGCTGGTTTCTTTAAAATGACTGGTTACACTGCCAAAGAAGTTATTGGTAGAAACTG CCGATTCCTGCAGGGCGCAGATACAAATGCAGAAGATGTTGGGAAAATAAGGGAAGCTTTGCAGGAGGGGAAGAGTTACTGTGGAAGGTTACTGAATTACAAGAAAGATGGAACTCCTTTCTGGAACCTTCTCACTATTTCCCCCATAAAGGATGAAGATGGCAATACTCTCAAATTCATCGG ATTGCTGGTGGAGGTGAGCAAGCATACAGAGGGTGCCAAGGAGAACAGCCTTCGTCCCAATGGACTTCCTGAATCTTTAATTCGATATGATG CTCGGCAGAAAGAAATGGCAACAAGTTCGGTTACTGAACTGTTGCAAGCTGTGAAGAGGCCGAGAGCACTAAGCGAATCCACTAATATACGTCCCGTCATTACAAGAAAATCTGCACCAGGCAGTGATCAGGAGCGACTGGATGCCCTTGGGAAGCGAACTACTGAAAACATGGCTCCACTTCCGCCATCAAGGAGAAACTCTCACACTGGTGTCAGAACAATGCAGCAAATTAACGAAGTCCCAGacaagaaaatcaagaaaactacACGTCGTTCTTTCATGGG GTTGATAAAGAAGAACAGAGCTAGTTCTGAAAATGATGAGTTCGGTACTGGCGGTTATGAGGAGGAGAGCGACGATGATGATTATCGGCCAGAGAGTTTGGATAACAAAGCAAGAAAGAAAGAAATGAGAAAGGGTATTGATCTTGCTACTACACTTGAACGTATTGAGAAAAACTTTGTCATCACTGATCCTAGGCTCCCCGACAATCCCATT ATTTTCGCATCTGATAGCTTCTTGGAGTTGACAGAGTATAGTCGTGAAGAAATTTTGGGGAGAAACTGCAG GTTTCTTCAGGGACCCGAAACTGATCCAACCACTGTGAGGAAAATTAGGGATGCAATCGATAACAATAAGGATGTCACTGTTCAACTTATTAACTATACTAAAACTG GCAAGAAATTCTGGAATTTGTTTCATCTGCAGCCTATGCGTGACCAAAAG GGAGAGGTTCAGTATTTTATTGGGGTACAACTAGATGGAAGTAAACATGTTGAGCCACTCCAGAACAGTATTCCTGAGGCTACTGTGAAAGAAAATTCTAAGCTG GTGAAAGAAACTGCAGAAAATATTGACGAAGCAGTGCGAGAGCTCCCCGATGCTAATTCT ACGCCAGAAGACTTATGGAAAAATCACTCCAAGGTTGTTCAACCAAAGCCTCATAGAAGGGACAGTTCGTCATGGCAAGCTATTCAGAAG ATCCTTAATAGCGGTGAACAGCTAGGCTTGAAGCATTTCAAGCCAGTAAAGCCTTTAGGGTCTGGGGATACCGGCAG TGTGCATTTGGTGGAATTGTGTGATAGTGGTGAATACTTTGCGATGAAAGCAATGGACAAAGGAATTATGCTCAATCGCAACAAG GTCCATAGAGCTTGTGCGGAAAGAGAGATATTGGATATGCTAGATCACCCTTTCCTTCCTGCATTATATGCTTCATTTCAG ACAAGTACACATATTTGTCTGATAACTGATTATTGTTCCGGAGGTGAGCTATTCGTACTTTTGGACAGGCAACCAACTAAGGTCATGAGTGAAGATGCTGTAAG ATTCTTCGCTGCTGAAGTTGTTGTAGCTTTGGAGTACCTTCACTGTCAAG GTATTATTTACAGGGATTTGAAGCCTGAAAATATTTTGATCCAAAGCAGTGGTCATGTGGCTTTGACAGATTTTGATTTGTCCTGCTTAACATCCTGCAAGCCACAG CTTTTGATTCCAGATATAAACAATAAGAGTAAGCATAAAAAAGGTCCAATCTTCATGGCGGAGCCAATGAGAGCATCAAATTCTTTTGTTGGAACAGAAGAGTACATAGCTCCG GAAATCATATCAGGTGCAGGCCATACTAGTGCAGTGGACTGGTGGGCTCTTG GAATCCTTTTGTATGAAATGTTGTATGGATATACACCATTTAGGGGAAAGACAAGGCAAAGGACATTTGCCAACATTCTGCATAAGGATCTTAAATTTCCAGGAAGTAAAGCG GTGAGTCTCTCAGCAAAACAGCTGATTTATCGATTGTTACATAGAGACCCAAAGAATAGATTGGGATCTCGCGAAGGTGCTAATGATATCAAACAACATCCATTTTTCCGGGGAATCAACTGGGCTCTAGTCCGCTGTGAG AACCCTCCGAAGCTCGAAGCTCCTCTCTTTGGAACAGAAGATGAAACTGAAGATACAGAAGTCGACCCAGGGCTACAAGATTTACAGACAAATGTTTTCTAA
- the LOC141698582 gene encoding phototropin-1 isoform X1, with protein MEQKKPNLAPTSRDSRGSLEVFNPSTNNNQPTRVTRPSPLPIPLPQSIPTPAELPPPQSITDDQPISTSWMALPTPPKKQSLATIINDGKKSPAVANAGGELGAAAKRAAEWGLVLKTDEETGKPQGVKVRNSGGDTGSAGAAGTSRRNSGNSMPDSGDLSDGEAGSRGNIPRVSEDLKNALSAFQQTFVVSDATKPDFPILYASAGFFKMTGYTAKEVIGRNCRFLQGADTNAEDVGKIREALQEGKSYCGRLLNYKKDGTPFWNLLTISPIKDEDGNTLKFIGLLVEVSKHTEGAKENSLRPNGLPESLIRYDARQKEMATSSVTELLQAVKRPRALSESTNIRPVITRKSAPGSDQERLDALGKRTTENMAPLPPSRRNSHTGVRTMQQINEVPDKKIKKTTRRSFMGLIKKNRASSENDEFGTGGYEEESDDDDYRPESLDNKARKKEMRKGIDLATTLERIEKNFVITDPRLPDNPIIFASDSFLELTEYSREEILGRNCRFLQGPETDPTTVRKIRDAIDNNKDVTVQLINYTKTGKKFWNLFHLQPMRDQKGEVQYFIGVQLDGSKHVEPLQNSIPEATVKENSKLVKETAENIDEAVRELPDANSTPEDLWKNHSKVVQPKPHRRDSSSWQAIQKILNSGEQLGLKHFKPVKPLGSGDTGSVHLVELCDSGEYFAMKAMDKGIMLNRNKVHRACAEREILDMLDHPFLPALYASFQTSTHICLITDYCSGGELFVLLDRQPTKVMSEDAVRFFAAEVVVALEYLHCQGIIYRDLKPENILIQSSGHVALTDFDLSCLTSCKPQLLIPDINNKSKHKKGPIFMAEPMRASNSFVGTEEYIAPEIISGAGHTSAVDWWALGILLYEMLYGYTPFRGKTRQRTFANILHKDLKFPGSKAVSLSAKQLIYRLLHRDPKNRLGSREGANDIKQHPFFRGINWALVRCENPPKLEAPLFGTEDETEDTEVDPGLQDLQTNVF; from the exons ATGGAACAGAAAAAACCGAATCTAGCACCAACTTCTCGAGACTCGAGGGGCTCACTAGAAGTATTCAACCCATCAACTAACAACAATCAGCCCACTAGAGTTACCAGGCCATCACCCCTCCCCATTCCCCTCCCACAATCCATACCCACCCCTGCTGAGCTTCCACCGCCGCAATCAATTACTGATGATCAGCCTATCAGCACCTCATGGATGGCACTTCCCACGCCGCCAAAGAAGCAGTCCCTTGCAACCATTATCAATGATGGAAAGAAGTCTCCTGCGGTGGCAAATGCTGGGGGAGAATTGGGTGCTGCAGCAAAGAGAGCTGCAGAGTGGGGACTGGTGTTGAAGACTGATGAAGAGACTGGTAAGCCACAGGGAGTCAAAGTCAGAAACTCGGGTGGAGACACTGGTTCAGCTGGGGCAGCTGGTACTTCACGGAGGAACTCGGGTAACTCCATGCCAGATTCTGGTGATCTGTCAGATGGTGAAG CAGGTAGTAGAGGGAACATACCAAGAGTGTCGGAGGACTTGAAGAATGCATTATCCGCATTTCAACAGACATTTGTGGTATCCGATGCAACAAAACCTGATTTCCCCATTCTTTATGCCAGCGCTGGTTTCTTTAAAATGACTGGTTACACTGCCAAAGAAGTTATTGGTAGAAACTG CCGATTCCTGCAGGGCGCAGATACAAATGCAGAAGATGTTGGGAAAATAAGGGAAGCTTTGCAGGAGGGGAAGAGTTACTGTGGAAGGTTACTGAATTACAAGAAAGATGGAACTCCTTTCTGGAACCTTCTCACTATTTCCCCCATAAAGGATGAAGATGGCAATACTCTCAAATTCATCGG ATTGCTGGTGGAGGTGAGCAAGCATACAGAGGGTGCCAAGGAGAACAGCCTTCGTCCCAATGGACTTCCTGAATCTTTAATTCGATATGATG CTCGGCAGAAAGAAATGGCAACAAGTTCGGTTACTGAACTGTTGCAAGCTGTGAAGAGGCCGAGAGCACTAAGCGAATCCACTAATATACGTCCCGTCATTACAAGAAAATCTGCACCAGGCAGTGATCAGGAGCGACTGGATGCCCTTGGGAAGCGAACTACTGAAAACATGGCTCCACTTCCGCCATCAAGGAGAAACTCTCACACTGGTGTCAGAACAATGCAGCAAATTAACGAAGTCCCAGacaagaaaatcaagaaaactacACGTCGTTCTTTCATGGG GTTGATAAAGAAGAACAGAGCTAGTTCTGAAAATGATGAGTTCGGTACTGGCGGTTATGAGGAGGAGAGCGACGATGATGATTATCGGCCAGAGAGTTTGGATAACAAAGCAAGAAAGAAAGAAATGAGAAAGGGTATTGATCTTGCTACTACACTTGAACGTATTGAGAAAAACTTTGTCATCACTGATCCTAGGCTCCCCGACAATCCCATT ATTTTCGCATCTGATAGCTTCTTGGAGTTGACAGAGTATAGTCGTGAAGAAATTTTGGGGAGAAACTGCAG GTTTCTTCAGGGACCCGAAACTGATCCAACCACTGTGAGGAAAATTAGGGATGCAATCGATAACAATAAGGATGTCACTGTTCAACTTATTAACTATACTAAAACTG GCAAGAAATTCTGGAATTTGTTTCATCTGCAGCCTATGCGTGACCAAAAG GGAGAGGTTCAGTATTTTATTGGGGTACAACTAGATGGAAGTAAACATGTTGAGCCACTCCAGAACAGTATTCCTGAGGCTACTGTGAAAGAAAATTCTAAGCTG GTGAAAGAAACTGCAGAAAATATTGACGAAGCAGTGCGAGAGCTCCCCGATGCTAATTCT ACGCCAGAAGACTTATGGAAAAATCACTCCAAGGTTGTTCAACCAAAGCCTCATAGAAGGGACAGTTCGTCATGGCAAGCTATTCAGAAG ATCCTTAATAGCGGTGAACAGCTAGGCTTGAAGCATTTCAAGCCAGTAAAGCCTTTAGGGTCTGGGGATACCGGCAG TGTGCATTTGGTGGAATTGTGTGATAGTGGTGAATACTTTGCGATGAAAGCAATGGACAAAGGAATTATGCTCAATCGCAACAAG GTCCATAGAGCTTGTGCGGAAAGAGAGATATTGGATATGCTAGATCACCCTTTCCTTCCTGCATTATATGCTTCATTTCAG ACAAGTACACATATTTGTCTGATAACTGATTATTGTTCCGGAGGTGAGCTATTCGTACTTTTGGACAGGCAACCAACTAAGGTCATGAGTGAAGATGCTGTAAG ATTCTTCGCTGCTGAAGTTGTTGTAGCTTTGGAGTACCTTCACTGTCAAG GTATTATTTACAGGGATTTGAAGCCTGAAAATATTTTGATCCAAAGCAGTGGTCATGTGGCTTTGACAGATTTTGATTTGTCCTGCTTAACATCCTGCAAGCCACAG CTTTTGATTCCAGATATAAACAATAAGAGTAAGCATAAAAAAGGTCCAATCTTCATGGCGGAGCCAATGAGAGCATCAAATTCTTTTGTTGGAACAGAAGAGTACATAGCTCCG GAAATCATATCAGGTGCAGGCCATACTAGTGCAGTGGACTGGTGGGCTCTTG GAATCCTTTTGTATGAAATGTTGTATGGATATACACCATTTAGGGGAAAGACAAGGCAAAGGACATTTGCCAACATTCTGCATAAGGATCTTAAATTTCCAGGAAGTAAAGCG GTGAGTCTCTCAGCAAAACAGCTGATTTATCGATTGTTACATAGAGACCCAAAGAATAGATTGGGATCTCGCGAAGGTGCTAATGATATCAAACAACATCCATTTTTCCGGGGAATCAACTGGGCTCTAGTCCGCTGTGAG AACCCTCCGAAGCTCGAAGCTCCTCTCTTTGGAACAGAAGATGAAACTGAAGATACAGAAGTCGACCCAGGGCTACAAGATTTACAGACAAATGTTTTCTAA